A single genomic interval of Ignavibacteriota bacterium harbors:
- a CDS encoding dodecin domain-containing protein — MAAAFEYVDIVGISTASFEDAVQQAVAAASATRTVAWFEVVSTRGRVVEPSKGIEFQVTVRFGCKMS, encoded by the coding sequence ATGGCAGCAGCATTCGAATACGTCGACATCGTGGGAATCTCCACCGCAAGCTTTGAGGACGCCGTACAGCAGGCCGTAGCGGCCGCGTCGGCGACACGCACAGTGGCCTGGTTCGAAGTCGTTTCCACACGCGGCCGCGTTGTAGAGCCGTCGAAGGGCATCGAGTTCCAGGTCACCGTGCGGTTCGGCTGCAAGATGTCGTGA
- the glgP gene encoding alpha-glucan family phosphorylase, giving the protein MAPEYLTRVDALIGGLHELSRNLWWTWNSDAQDLFYILSEQKWRSSNHNAVAVLNTVSDQELRARLCDQELFERVEDVLAQFRAYINKRDTWWNSHKNRTGEELISYFSAEFGLHECLPIYSGGLGVLAGDHTKSASDLGLPFVGISLFYRNGYFQQSISPDGWQHESYPVLDPHNLPVELVTDETGAPVVSSVDIGHTPVHFHAYRVNAGRATIYLLDTNRPENELHHREITARVYGGDSTTRIMQEIVLGIGGVRFLRALGLQPTVYHMNEGHSAFLTLELMRERLAAGEAKSAAEAWVRKHCVFTTHTPVPAGHDRFTPELLEFMLARCWSDAGMTVADILPYGQEHTGDPLDSFTMTVLALRMSRAANAVSELHGHVSREMWKDIYGAATAEDVPIGHCTNGVHMLGWMFHRTRQFWHRHLGEKWIYYLKSKAIWEQVSDPDLLSDEDLWALRYGLRRDLVEYARRVIKKEYLRAGADFGGVQDTILSPDVLTIGFARRFATYKRAPLIFSDFARIAELLNDDERPLQLVFAGKAHPRDDEGKKFIQQIVGHTKNTALLGKVVFLENYDINVARHMVSGVDVWLNTPRRPMEASGTSGMKILIHGGLNLSILDGWWREGYNGRNGWAIGEDADGTDPAAQDLLDAEALYRTLEEQVIPEFYARDEYGIPRTWIQRIRNSMTTLIPQFNTDRMVSEYVTKYYLP; this is encoded by the coding sequence ATGGCACCTGAATATCTCACCCGCGTCGACGCACTGATCGGCGGCCTGCACGAACTCTCGCGCAACCTCTGGTGGACCTGGAATTCCGACGCCCAGGATCTTTTCTACATCCTCTCCGAACAGAAGTGGCGCTCATCGAATCACAACGCGGTGGCGGTGCTGAACACCGTGTCCGATCAGGAACTCCGCGCGCGCCTCTGCGACCAGGAACTCTTCGAACGTGTCGAGGACGTTCTCGCGCAGTTCCGCGCCTACATCAACAAACGCGACACGTGGTGGAACTCGCATAAGAACCGCACGGGCGAGGAACTCATCTCGTACTTCAGCGCCGAGTTCGGTCTGCACGAGTGCCTCCCGATCTACTCGGGCGGCCTGGGTGTTCTCGCGGGCGACCATACAAAATCGGCCAGCGATCTCGGGCTGCCGTTTGTCGGCATCAGTCTCTTCTACCGCAACGGGTATTTCCAACAGTCCATCTCGCCGGACGGCTGGCAGCACGAATCCTATCCCGTGCTCGATCCGCACAATCTGCCTGTCGAACTCGTCACCGACGAGACAGGCGCGCCGGTGGTCAGCTCGGTCGACATCGGGCACACGCCCGTGCATTTCCACGCCTATCGTGTCAACGCCGGACGCGCGACCATCTACCTGCTCGACACCAACAGGCCCGAGAACGAACTGCATCACCGCGAGATCACGGCGCGTGTGTACGGCGGCGACAGCACCACACGCATCATGCAGGAGATCGTGCTCGGCATCGGCGGTGTGCGTTTCCTGCGCGCGCTCGGCCTGCAGCCCACCGTGTATCACATGAACGAGGGGCACAGCGCCTTCCTCACACTCGAGCTGATGCGCGAACGTCTTGCGGCAGGGGAGGCCAAGTCCGCCGCCGAGGCGTGGGTCCGCAAACACTGTGTGTTCACCACACACACGCCCGTGCCCGCCGGACACGACCGCTTCACGCCCGAGCTGCTCGAATTCATGCTGGCGCGATGCTGGTCCGACGCCGGCATGACCGTCGCCGACATCCTGCCGTACGGCCAGGAGCACACCGGTGATCCGCTCGACAGCTTCACCATGACCGTGCTCGCGCTGCGCATGTCGCGCGCGGCCAATGCCGTCAGTGAATTGCACGGACACGTGAGCCGCGAGATGTGGAAGGATATCTACGGCGCGGCGACAGCCGAGGACGTGCCCATCGGACACTGCACCAACGGCGTGCACATGCTGGGATGGATGTTCCATCGCACACGCCAGTTCTGGCACCGGCATCTCGGCGAAAAGTGGATCTATTACCTGAAGAGCAAGGCGATCTGGGAACAGGTGTCGGATCCGGACCTGCTGTCGGACGAGGATCTCTGGGCCTTGCGCTACGGCCTGCGGCGCGATCTCGTCGAGTACGCGCGCCGTGTGATCAAGAAGGAATATCTGCGCGCGGGCGCGGATTTCGGCGGCGTGCAGGACACAATACTCTCGCCCGACGTGCTCACCATCGGTTTCGCCCGGCGCTTCGCCACCTACAAACGCGCACCATTGATATTCAGTGATTTTGCGCGCATCGCCGAACTGCTCAACGACGACGAACGTCCGTTGCAGCTCGTGTTTGCGGGCAAGGCGCATCCGCGCGACGACGAGGGCAAGAAGTTCATCCAGCAGATTGTGGGTCACACAAAAAACACCGCGCTGCTCGGCAAAGTCGTCTTTCTCGAGAACTACGACATCAACGTCGCGCGCCACATGGTGTCGGGAGTGGACGTCTGGCTCAACACACCGCGCCGCCCCATGGAAGCCAGCGGCACCAGCGGCATGAAGATCCTCATTCACGGCGGGCTGAACCTCAGCATCCTCGACGGGTGGTGGCGCGAGGGATACAACGGACGCAACGGCTGGGCCATAGGCGAGGATGCCGACGGCACGGATCCCGCGGCCCAGGACCTCCTCGACGCAGAGGCGTTGTACCGGACCCTCGAAGAGCAGGTGATACCCGAATTTTACGCGCGTGACGAGTACGGTATTCCCCGCACCTGGATACAGCGGATTCGGAATTCCATGACCACGCTCATCCCGCAATTCAATACCGACCGCATGGTGTCGGAGTACGTGACCAAGTACTACCTGCCCTGA